The proteins below are encoded in one region of Lactuca sativa cultivar Salinas chromosome 3, Lsat_Salinas_v11, whole genome shotgun sequence:
- the LOC128132578 gene encoding uncharacterized protein LOC128132578 — protein MVFLSSMASKKSKSEEYPAFTNFTIKVDVEGSWAKTVKKVLNSVQGVTNFRMENNGNVNISGYIDPILLLKCLEKAGKTAEIVHWQYGECSRNLFEKPKLPSPSVNNNNLYLPGYEGYNNNGYYGYNYNNGYGYGYGYPPNYRRSNYVFNHLECSGNASDCSGHHMRNPNTPNKSSSSSSSSKTQFQKPASGHIGNHPTCCSLM, from the exons AACTTCACCATTAAAGTGGACGTTGAAGGTTCCTGGGCCAAGACAGTCAAAAAGGTATTGAACAGTGTTCAAG GTGTAACTAATTTCAGAATGGAGAACAACGGGAACGTTAACATTTCAGGATACATCGATCCAATCTTACTTCTGAAATGTCTGGAGAAAGCAGGAAAAACAGCAGAGATAGTACATTGGCAATATGGAGAATGCTCAAGGAACCTGTTTGAGAAGCCAAAATTGCCTTCGCCCTCGGTTAATAACAACAACTTATATCTACCAGGTTACGAAGGCTATAATAACAATGGTTATTATGGTTATAATTATAATAACGGGTATGGGTATGGGTATGGGTATCCCCCTAATTACAGGAGGAGCAACTATGTCTTCAACCATCTAGAATGTTCAGGGAATGCTTCTGACTGTTCTGGACATCATATGCGAAACCCAAACACTCCCAATAAAtcgtcatcatcttcttcttcgtctaAAACTCAGTTCCAAAAGCCTGCGTCTGGTCACATTGGCAACCATCCTACATGCTGCAGTTTGATGTGA